From a single Miscanthus floridulus cultivar M001 chromosome 8, ASM1932011v1, whole genome shotgun sequence genomic region:
- the LOC136469529 gene encoding proline-rich receptor-like protein kinase PERK2 — translation MRPNSAPHLALTDARHVLDRLPPWRCTWPPRAPPCRRVRLPPCCTHAPYLSEHRIPERPPSLPLPSPRSAPRRDARPPWPSSELAGVAAVFPSQPPSLLTSNAISFASLACTPCSCSPSKTTLGAPQSPAAVASDRRCAWLVHLGPPLGHPRPPAGARGTPSAPPPLHRRRRASSGRHREPPTASSALNPVKGFAQEFEEREGLICNVIDSCE, via the coding sequence ATGCGGCCCaactcggctccccacctcgccCTCACCGACGCGCGCCACGTGCTCGACCGATTGCCGCCGTGGCGCTGTACATGGCCGCCGCGCGCCCCACCATGCCGACGCGTGCGCCTGCCTCCCTGCTGCACCCATGCGCCCTACTTGAGTGAGCATCGAATCCCAGAGCGCCCGCCCTCACTCCCTCTGCCCTCTCCTCGCTCCGCTCCGCGCCGGGACGCGcgaccgccatggccgagctccgaGCTCGCCGGTGTCGCGGCTGTTTTCCCCTCTCAGCCCCCCTCGCTCCTCACGAGCAACGCCATCAGCTTCGCCTCCCTCGCCTGCACGCCGTGCTCATGCTCGCCGTCCAAAACCACGCTGGGAGCACCGCAGTCGCCGGCCGCCGTCGCCTCCGACCGCCGGTGCGCATGGCTGGTCCACCTCGGGCCACCTCTCGGCCATCCGAGACCACCAGCAGGCGCGCGCGGAACCCCTAGTGCTCCTCCGCCACTCCAtcgccgccgacgagcctcctctgGCCGGCACCGCGAGCCTCCGacggcctcctctgctttgaaCCCCGTCAAGGGCTTCGcgcaagaatttgaagaaagggagggtcttatctgcaatgtcatagactcatgtgaatag